A single region of the Vicia villosa cultivar HV-30 ecotype Madison, WI linkage group LG4, Vvil1.0, whole genome shotgun sequence genome encodes:
- the LOC131598342 gene encoding uncharacterized protein LOC131598342, with protein sequence MRLPTTTSSLSKPRGYQQRQNDEPYGQGWRTENFNRKNPYQQPPPQEKPSKLEETLNQFMQASMANKKSNEVTIKNLETQVGKLAKQLAEKQTGPSFSANTQPNPKEHCKYVVTRSGRVVESEFEKEVDDEERIEKESEFMDIFRQLQINIPFSEALEQMPKYAKFMKDLLTKKKKYTEPKTVILDAKCSSIIQSTLPRKESDPRRVTLPVTIGDIHVGIGFVDLGSSINLIPLSIVKRLGIFYLKATRMTLQLADKSTTRPYGVAEDLIVKVDKFLFPVDFVVIDTKEDINTHLILGRPFMKTARMMIDIDDVLMKLRFQDEEVCFDLFEAMKHPKDKGDCFRIDSTEEVIMQVQSQVHLFNPFEKTLTEALEVLNEDEENEIEECLRDLDVSEEINPFEAKMEELKDEPKVDDTKLELKMLPSHLKYAFLEEGGKKLVIISGSLSSKEEEKLIHVLKDNKEAIGWVLSDLKEISLTYCMLKIMVEEDFKLVAQPQRCLNPTMK encoded by the exons ATGAGGCTACCCACAACGACAAGCTCCTTATCAAAACCAAGGGGGTATCAACAAAGGCAAAATGATGAACCATATGGTCAGGGGTGGAGAACGGAGAATTTCAATAGGAAAAATCCTTATCAACAACCACCTCCTCAAGAGAAGCCTTCAAAGTTGGAAGAGAcattgaatcaattcatgcaagctTCAATGGCAAACAAAAAAAGTAATGAAGTAACGATTAAGAATCTTGAGACTCAAGTGGGGAAATTAGCTAAGCAATTAGCGGAAAAGCAAACTGGACCATCATTTTCAGCTAATACTCAACCGAATCCGAAGGAGCATTGTAAATATGTTGTAACGAGGAGTGGGAGAGTAGTTGAGAGTGAGTTTGAAAAGGAGGTTGATGACGAGGAGaggattgaaaaagaaagtgag TTCATGGATATATTTCGACAATTGCAAATCAACATTCCTTTTTCGGAAGCTTTGGAGCAAATGCCGAAGTATGCTAAGTTCATGAAAGATCTCCTCACTAAGAAGAAAAAATACACCGAGCCCAAAACTGTCATCCTTGATGCGAAGTGTAGTTCAATTATTCAAAGTACCTTGCCAAGAAAAGAGAGCGATCCAAGAAGAGTCACTTTGCCGGTTACCATCGGTGATATTCATGTTGgaataggttttgttgatttgggTTCTAGTATTAATCTCATTCCATTGTCCATTGTGAAGAGATTAGGCATTTTTTACTTGAAAGCGACAAGAATGACATTACAACTAGCTGATAAGTCCACAACTCGTCCTTATGGAGTTGCGGAAGATTTAATTGTGAAGGTTGATAAGTTCTTGTTTCCCGTTGATTTTGTCGTGATTGACACGAAGGAGGATATTAATACACATTTGATACTTGGAAGACCTTTCATGAAAACGGCAAGGATGATGATTGATATTGACGATGTCTTGATGAAGTTGAGATTCCAAGATGAAGAAGTTTGTTTTGATCTCTTCGAAGCTATGAAACATCCGAAGGATAAaggtgattgttttagaattgattcGACGGAGGAAGTTATTATGCAAGTTCAAAGTCAAGTTCATTTGTTCAACCCTTTCGAGAAAACATTGacggaagctcttgaagttcttaatgaagatgaagaaaacgaGATTGAAGAAtgtttgcgagatcttgatgtATCCGAAGAGATTAATCCTTTTGAGGCGAAGATGGaagagttgaaagatgagccaaaggtTGATGATACAAAGTTAGAATTGAAAATGCTACCATCCCACTTGAAATATGcttttcttgaagaaggtgggAAGAAACTGGTGATAATTAGTGGTTCATTGTCAAGTAAGGAAGAAGAGAAGTTAATTCACGTGTTGAAAGATAACaaggaagcaataggatgggttctttccgatcTAAAAGAGATTAGTCTAACTTATTGTATGCTTAAAATCATGGTGGAGGAGGATTTCAAATTGGTTGCTCAACCTCAACGTTGTTTGAATCCTACGATGAAATAG